In a genomic window of Candidatus Thiothrix sulfatifontis:
- a CDS encoding extracellular solute-binding protein, producing MKSTSLFATLLLLAATTLHAEEKLVVYNWAEYIPETALEEFEKETGIKVEYSTYENNEVMYSKLKLQQGKGYDIVVPSSYLVAKMSREGLLQKLDKTKLTNLKNLSPDLLDKPYDPGNEYSIPYLWGSTGIGVNGKEIDSSTITSWADLWDEKWKGKLLLTDDVREVFHMALKKNGFSTNSTNPDEIKIAYEDLQKLMPNVLVFNADAPREPFLAGDVNLGMIWSGEVTMAQQENPDIEYIFPKEGAGFWVDSFVIPAGASNADNAHKFIDYMLRPEVGQQVVEELGYSTPNIAVKELLDEDTSSNPVIFPKAEDVAKGEFQNDIGDAMKLYDGYWEKLKTGK from the coding sequence ATGAAATCAACCTCCCTGTTCGCAACCTTGCTGCTGCTGGCGGCAACCACGCTGCACGCTGAAGAAAAACTTGTGGTGTATAACTGGGCAGAGTACATCCCCGAAACCGCGCTGGAAGAATTCGAGAAAGAAACCGGCATCAAGGTCGAGTATTCCACCTACGAAAATAACGAGGTGATGTATTCCAAATTGAAGCTGCAACAGGGTAAAGGTTACGACATTGTAGTGCCATCCAGTTATTTGGTGGCGAAAATGAGTCGCGAAGGTTTGTTGCAAAAACTCGATAAAACCAAGCTGACTAACCTGAAAAATTTGTCACCGGACTTGCTGGATAAGCCCTATGACCCCGGCAACGAATACAGCATTCCTTACCTGTGGGGCAGCACCGGCATTGGCGTAAACGGTAAAGAAATCGACTCCTCGACCATCACCTCGTGGGCAGATTTGTGGGATGAGAAGTGGAAGGGCAAGTTATTGTTGACCGATGATGTGCGCGAAGTCTTCCACATGGCGCTGAAAAAGAACGGCTTTTCCACCAATTCCACTAACCCGGATGAAATCAAAATCGCCTACGAAGACCTGCAAAAGCTAATGCCGAATGTGTTGGTCTTCAATGCGGATGCACCCCGTGAACCGTTTTTGGCAGGTGATGTGAATCTCGGCATGATCTGGAGCGGCGAAGTCACAATGGCGCAGCAGGAAAATCCCGACATTGAATACATTTTCCCGAAAGAAGGCGCAGGTTTTTGGGTGGACAGTTTTGTGATTCCGGCAGGTGCCAGTAATGCCGATAACGCCCACAAATTCATCGACTACATGTTACGCCCCGAAGTCGGGCAGCAAGTGGTAGAAGAGCTGGGCTACAGCACCCCGAATATCGCGGTAAAAGAATTGTTGGATGAAGACACCAGCAGCAACCCGGTGATTTTCCCTAAAGCAGAAGACGTTGCCAAGGGCGAGTTCCAGAACGACATTGGCGACGCCATGAAGTTGTATGACGGGTACTGGGAAAAATTGAAGACGGGGAAGTAA
- the potC gene encoding spermidine/putrescine ABC transporter permease PotC: MMKVFKWGFMAAIFAYLYLPIVILVINSFNASKYGYEWQGFTWKWYGKLFENEALTQAFLNSLLVASLAATAATFIGTLMALALHRYRFPLKAIASGLLFIVMMSPDIVLAITFLVIFIALGIQLGFWSLLIAHITFCLPFVVITVYAQLKGFDKYLLEAAQDLGASEGRIFRLIILPLVFPAIVAGWLLSFTLSLDDVIISSFVTGPSFEILPIRVFSMVKVGVSPEVNVLATLLLAISLGLVTLSTLLLRRKH; the protein is encoded by the coding sequence ATGATGAAGGTCTTTAAGTGGGGTTTTATGGCGGCGATTTTCGCTTATCTGTATTTACCTATCGTCATTCTGGTCATCAATTCCTTCAACGCCTCCAAATACGGCTACGAATGGCAAGGCTTCACGTGGAAATGGTATGGCAAGTTATTTGAAAATGAAGCACTTACCCAAGCTTTTTTGAATTCCTTGCTAGTGGCAAGTCTGGCGGCAACCGCTGCCACGTTCATCGGGACGCTAATGGCATTGGCGTTACACCGCTACCGTTTTCCCTTGAAAGCGATTGCCAGCGGCTTATTATTTATCGTGATGATGTCGCCGGATATTGTGTTGGCGATTACCTTTCTGGTGATTTTTATTGCGCTGGGGATTCAATTGGGTTTCTGGTCGTTGCTAATTGCGCACATTACGTTTTGCCTGCCGTTTGTGGTGATTACGGTGTATGCGCAGCTCAAAGGCTTTGATAAATATTTGTTGGAAGCCGCGCAAGACTTGGGCGCAAGTGAAGGACGTATTTTTCGGTTGATCATTTTGCCCTTGGTATTTCCGGCAATTGTGGCTGGGTGGTTATTAAGCTTTACCCTGTCGCTTGATGATGTAATCATCAGTTCATTCGTGACGGGGCCTAGCTTTGAAATTTTACCGATTCGGGTGTTTTCAATGGTAAAAGTTGGGGTGTCACCCGAAGTGAACGTATTAGCGACCTTGTTACTGGCGATTTCGCTGGGTCTGGTCACGTTATCTACTTTATTGCTCAGGAGAAAACACTGA
- the rnt gene encoding ribonuclease T: MTDDIDIIPIAGRFRGFLPVVVDVETGGFDCRKDALLELAAVVLRIDEKGELSRHRTFNWHIEPFPNANMDPKSLEVNGIKPFSPLRMAVPEPKAMEEFFKVIRKEVKVNRCNRAILVGHNAPFDLNFIHAASERIKATRNPFHPFSTLDTVSLGAVMYGQTVLARLSQAAGMGWDADSAHSAVYDAEKTADLFCHFVNTWQTLDAAFKAVEN; the protein is encoded by the coding sequence ATGACAGATGATATAGATATAATTCCCATTGCCGGACGTTTCCGTGGCTTTCTCCCCGTGGTCGTGGATGTAGAAACGGGTGGCTTTGATTGCCGCAAGGATGCGTTGCTAGAATTGGCAGCCGTGGTGTTGCGCATCGACGAAAAAGGTGAGCTATCCCGCCACCGCACCTTTAATTGGCACATCGAACCTTTTCCCAATGCCAATATGGATCCCAAATCGCTGGAAGTGAACGGCATCAAGCCCTTCAGCCCACTGCGCATGGCAGTACCTGAGCCGAAAGCGATGGAAGAATTTTTCAAAGTGATCCGCAAAGAAGTGAAGGTCAACCGCTGCAACCGCGCCATTTTGGTGGGACATAACGCGCCGTTCGACTTGAATTTTATCCATGCCGCCTCTGAACGCATCAAAGCCACCCGCAACCCGTTCCACCCGTTCAGCACTTTGGATACGGTTTCGCTGGGTGCGGTGATGTACGGGCAGACCGTGTTGGCACGTCTTTCGCAAGCCGCAGGCATGGGCTGGGATGCGGACTCCGCACACTCAGCCGTGTATGATGCTGAAAAGACAGCGGATTTATTTTGCCATTTCGTGAATACTTGGCAAACGCTGGATGCGGCGTTTAAAGCGGTCGAGAATTAA